In Ignatzschineria indica, a single window of DNA contains:
- a CDS encoding xanthine dehydrogenase family protein molybdopterin-binding subunit — translation MNHSISRRNFLKTFVIGGVSVYVAAPFSAAFAALFEDNILQAPQWDPLTNRVQHRTDALAKVTGEKVFSFDIRAKDMPHWPQKQAHAMLLRVTEADKIYQGFDLSILEDGLMPDRIVTADDLEKDGITFPQFFGDEMLLPVGKTPQYLGQAVALLIYHDFVRFRFAKNALKFRKDIIKWGEYTGYLERNPWGTYRGVRIGDDNPFNPDTYSSLKNIPISPASFKKHLPVWPEGREGGKLDEEGMYYADQIAKKLENPPEDWLVLDRMFYSQSIDTCAMEPNNSNGWYDAENETLHLVMAAQSPFEVMNSLLEMINRSQFKMKKLFLHPCFTVGYGSKDHAPEPIYGAMASLYGNGLPVRLANDRYEQFQSALKRHAFDMHFKMAVNKKTHKIEAFSGKFIGNGGGRCNFTPGVMAVGATGVQGVYYIPQSDLEAVGIASRAVDAGSARGYGTLQAMPAMDTLMDEAAKLLNIDPVEFRLNNLMKSGMKNTQGAIPGGMMRGEEVLTACAKQTIWKDREKRKAEYEKANPGKIFATGISCVQKDYGTGQEASFARIELSRDGNLRLWHSGIEIGTGMSTSQSVLLAKYLGKPADQSAYGITEWPLLPLYMTISPETITQEEQDQLEKDPLWTPFLSSPSSASNSAYFFSHVTSESARVLFDYGIWPAAISIWSEGIGGGQAAPLTVRKEDARWTANGLTADGLEPLSLERITKRIYEQNGLTAVVGHGFNRWQWADADFAIDPQTTPTRYALDGLSLRWGNQEEYKVASRVSVNYPKTRRNNAGVTYYTAVATSVEIAIDRATGLIDLLDHHTVVECGNMIVPQLVSGQIEGGVAMGIGHALHEYLPLYEDGPGNGTWNFNRYRLPLASDVAVWKQTHEVLPPLSETDPPKGMAEVPMIPVVSAITNAIAAGTGHYFNKHPILPEDILEVL, via the coding sequence GTGAACCACTCCATATCCCGTCGAAATTTTTTAAAAACATTTGTCATTGGAGGGGTATCCGTCTATGTTGCTGCCCCTTTTAGCGCTGCCTTTGCCGCTCTTTTTGAAGATAATATCCTACAAGCACCACAGTGGGATCCTTTAACGAATCGGGTCCAACATAGGACCGATGCACTTGCCAAAGTAACAGGCGAAAAAGTATTCTCCTTTGATATTCGGGCAAAAGATATGCCTCATTGGCCACAAAAGCAGGCCCATGCAATGCTCTTACGTGTAACAGAAGCAGATAAGATCTACCAAGGCTTTGATCTATCCATATTAGAAGATGGCTTAATGCCGGATCGAATAGTCACTGCCGATGATTTAGAAAAAGATGGCATTACGTTTCCCCAATTCTTTGGCGATGAGATGCTACTCCCCGTAGGAAAAACACCACAATATTTAGGTCAGGCCGTTGCCCTCTTGATCTATCACGACTTTGTCCGTTTCCGCTTTGCCAAAAATGCCCTTAAATTCCGTAAAGATATTATCAAATGGGGTGAATATACCGGATATCTTGAGAGAAACCCATGGGGAACCTATCGTGGCGTACGCATTGGGGATGACAATCCTTTTAATCCCGATACATATTCAAGCCTTAAAAATATCCCAATCTCCCCTGCCTCATTTAAAAAACATCTCCCTGTGTGGCCGGAAGGTCGTGAAGGCGGAAAACTTGATGAAGAAGGTATGTACTATGCCGATCAAATAGCGAAAAAACTTGAGAATCCACCAGAAGATTGGTTGGTATTAGATCGGATGTTCTATTCCCAATCAATTGATACTTGTGCTATGGAGCCTAACAATTCTAATGGTTGGTATGATGCAGAAAATGAAACTTTACATCTCGTTATGGCGGCTCAGTCTCCCTTTGAAGTGATGAATTCACTCCTTGAAATGATTAATCGCTCTCAATTTAAGATGAAAAAACTCTTTTTACATCCCTGTTTTACAGTAGGGTATGGTTCTAAAGATCATGCTCCAGAGCCTATTTATGGTGCGATGGCCTCTCTTTATGGTAATGGTTTACCGGTTCGCTTAGCTAATGACCGTTATGAACAATTCCAATCGGCATTAAAACGTCATGCCTTTGATATGCATTTCAAAATGGCCGTAAATAAAAAGACACATAAAATTGAAGCTTTCAGCGGGAAATTTATCGGTAATGGTGGTGGTCGCTGTAACTTTACTCCCGGCGTTATGGCTGTAGGGGCAACCGGCGTCCAAGGAGTCTACTATATTCCCCAAAGCGATCTTGAAGCTGTCGGTATTGCTTCACGAGCAGTTGATGCAGGCTCTGCCCGAGGTTATGGGACATTACAAGCGATGCCCGCAATGGATACATTGATGGATGAAGCCGCAAAACTTTTGAATATCGATCCCGTAGAATTTCGTCTCAATAACCTAATGAAATCAGGAATGAAAAATACACAAGGTGCTATTCCTGGAGGAATGATGCGTGGTGAAGAGGTGTTAACAGCATGTGCTAAACAAACAATCTGGAAAGATCGAGAGAAACGAAAAGCTGAATATGAGAAAGCAAATCCAGGGAAAATATTTGCCACGGGTATCTCTTGCGTACAAAAAGATTACGGTACAGGACAAGAAGCCTCTTTTGCCCGTATTGAACTTAGTCGTGATGGCAATCTTCGCCTATGGCATAGTGGCATTGAGATCGGAACCGGGATGTCTACTTCGCAATCAGTTTTACTAGCAAAATATCTCGGGAAACCCGCGGATCAATCTGCATATGGTATTACCGAATGGCCTCTTTTACCACTCTATATGACCATTAGCCCAGAAACCATCACGCAAGAAGAACAAGATCAATTAGAAAAAGATCCTCTTTGGACCCCTTTCCTCTCTTCCCCGTCAAGTGCGAGCAACTCTGCTTATTTCTTTTCTCACGTCACCTCAGAATCAGCGCGGGTACTCTTTGATTATGGGATTTGGCCCGCAGCAATATCAATTTGGTCGGAAGGAATTGGCGGTGGGCAAGCCGCGCCTTTAACTGTTCGTAAAGAGGATGCAAGATGGACAGCTAATGGTTTAACTGCCGATGGCTTAGAACCTCTATCTTTAGAGCGTATTACTAAGCGAATCTATGAGCAAAATGGTTTAACAGCCGTTGTAGGCCATGGCTTTAACCGTTGGCAATGGGCAGATGCTGATTTTGCAATTGATCCTCAAACAACTCCAACTCGTTATGCTCTTGATGGGCTTTCACTTCGTTGGGGAAATCAAGAGGAATATAAAGTTGCTTCTCGTGTCTCTGTTAACTACCCTAAAACTCGCCGCAATAATGCTGGTGTAACCTATTACACAGCAGTTGCAACTTCAGTAGAAATTGCGATTGACCGTGCAACCGGACTTATTGATCTGCTCGACCATCATACAGTCGTTGAGTGCGGGAATATGATTGTACCTCAACTTGTTTCCGGACAGATTGAAGGCGGTGTTGCTATGGGCATCGGGCATGCTCTTCATGAGTATCTTCCCCTTTATGAAGATGGTCCCGGCAATGGTACATGGAACTTTAACCGCTATCGCTTACCACTCGCGAGTGATGTGGCGGTTTGGAAACAGACACACGAAGTATTACCCCCACTTTCTGAAACTGATCCACCCAAAGGAATGGCCGAAGTCCCCATGATACCTGTGGTATCTGCAATTACCAATGCTATTGCGGCCGGCACAGGTCACTACTTCAACAAGCATCCTATTTTACCCGAAGATATTTTGGAGGTCCTTTAA
- a CDS encoding (2Fe-2S)-binding protein has translation MTIVTKPLSLTINGEKVGPIEVPEGIVMLDFLHEYLDLTGSRMGCGQGICHACVIILDHPTGVSEEIRTCITGAHFFNGKTVRTIEGIAHKEEDGAVVPSPVQQAFMDHFSFQCGYCTPGFVNATTIFMEKLAKKPIDRKDLEQAIEDALNDHICRCTGYVRYYQAVRDLVLNTPGLIKE, from the coding sequence ATGACTATTGTTACTAAACCACTCTCACTTACTATCAATGGCGAGAAAGTAGGACCCATTGAAGTTCCTGAAGGTATCGTGATGCTCGATTTTCTCCATGAATACCTCGATTTAACAGGCTCACGAATGGGCTGTGGTCAAGGGATTTGTCATGCCTGCGTCATTATTTTAGATCACCCGACGGGCGTCAGCGAAGAGATCCGTACTTGCATTACCGGCGCACACTTCTTCAATGGTAAAACGGTTCGTACGATCGAAGGTATTGCCCATAAAGAGGAAGATGGTGCTGTTGTGCCTTCTCCGGTTCAACAGGCCTTCATGGATCACTTTAGCTTTCAATGTGGGTACTGTACCCCAGGATTTGTCAATGCCACTACCATCTTCATGGAAAAGCTTGCCAAAAAGCCTATTGATCGAAAAGATCTCGAGCAAGCAATAGAAGATGCGCTCAATGATCATATCTGTCGCTGTACAGGTTATGTGCGCTACTATCAAGCGGTGCGAGATCTTGTTCTTAATACTCCCGGGCTCATTAAGGAATAA
- a CDS encoding c-type cytochrome has protein sequence MNKKKIFGGLLILIIGVIAFFTWLENRTLDGEKQIVNASKETLERGKYLSILGDCASCHTTENGAMLAGGYKMDTPFGTLYSSNITPSADYGIGRWTADDFYRAMTEGVAPPSRNLYPAMPYAYFNNITREDSDALYAYLMSLEAIDVAPPKNQLSFPYNQRALLIGWNMLFLDAKELPAASKGSSAEWERGRYIVNTLGHCAMCHTPMGPFGEAKRDQVMKGGILGQFAAPDITPEGLAERGWTKQDLETYFKKGIAPQGSAYSDMYMVMFNSTQHMKDEDISAIATYLMGDDPLPPKKVEILTVTDNNSGRDIYLNMCAACHNEDGMGKPNVAVSMIGNSTLRNPDSHNLIMTILEGLPWQVFPGYERLQAMPAFKDDLSDAEIADLVNYLRTSWAGLPGDITEDDIQKLR, from the coding sequence ATGAATAAGAAAAAAATATTTGGGGGCTTACTCATCCTTATTATTGGGGTGATTGCTTTTTTTACTTGGTTAGAGAATCGTACACTTGACGGAGAAAAACAGATTGTTAATGCCTCCAAAGAGACCCTCGAAAGAGGAAAGTATCTCTCTATTTTAGGTGATTGTGCATCATGTCATACAACAGAAAATGGCGCGATGTTAGCGGGTGGATATAAAATGGATACACCATTTGGAACCCTCTACAGTAGCAATATCACGCCTTCTGCCGATTATGGTATTGGACGCTGGACAGCAGATGATTTTTACAGAGCAATGACTGAAGGAGTAGCGCCACCTAGTAGAAATCTCTATCCGGCAATGCCTTATGCCTATTTTAATAATATAACTCGTGAAGACTCTGATGCTCTCTACGCTTATTTAATGTCTTTAGAAGCGATCGATGTCGCTCCGCCTAAGAATCAATTATCATTCCCCTATAATCAACGTGCGCTTTTAATCGGTTGGAATATGCTCTTTTTAGATGCTAAAGAACTTCCCGCAGCCTCTAAAGGGAGCTCAGCAGAGTGGGAACGCGGTCGTTATATTGTTAATACATTAGGTCATTGCGCTATGTGTCATACCCCTATGGGACCTTTTGGAGAAGCTAAAAGAGATCAAGTCATGAAAGGGGGAATCTTAGGTCAATTTGCTGCACCCGATATTACGCCCGAAGGCTTAGCAGAACGGGGATGGACAAAACAAGATCTCGAAACATACTTCAAAAAGGGAATTGCACCTCAGGGCTCCGCTTATAGCGATATGTATATGGTGATGTTCAATAGTACGCAACATATGAAAGATGAAGATATCTCCGCAATAGCAACTTACCTTATGGGAGATGATCCTCTTCCCCCTAAAAAGGTAGAGATCCTTACTGTAACTGATAATAATAGTGGTCGAGATATCTACCTCAATATGTGTGCAGCCTGCCATAATGAAGATGGGATGGGCAAACCTAATGTTGCTGTATCGATGATCGGAAATAGTACGCTCCGTAATCCAGATAGTCATAATCTCATTATGACCATTTTAGAGGGGCTCCCATGGCAAGTTTTTCCCGGCTATGAAAGATTGCAAGCAATGCCGGCTTTTAAAGATGACTTAAGTGATGCTGAAATTGCAGATCTCGTCAATTATTTACGCACTTCATGGGCGGGGCTTCCGGGAGATATTACCGAAGATGATATCCAAAAACTTCGATAA
- a CDS encoding XdhC family protein, which produces MKQLDLLVIESALKWLAAGETIWLCTVLRTYGSAPRSPGALFAANSRGEYVGSLSGGCIEEDLLVKLKENWFQKKSEIIIYGEMSDHFRPNRQLPCGGTIDVLLERLEPAEANTIYLQAMMQAFTGKGELLKEVKLGESARLLPVSREQLPAGINEVNGVITLPLEAENRILIAGISAVALYTIDFATTLGFKVIVADDRQEELRQLESSPLIERVTLLKTFPATYLENEGASAQTAILSLTHDPRIDDFTMIAALETPAFYIGAMGSKRNSENRLARLRECTDYEEADLARIHAPIGLPIGSKTPAEIALAIVADIVRVKNGISL; this is translated from the coding sequence ATGAAACAGCTCGACCTATTGGTGATTGAATCGGCATTAAAATGGCTTGCCGCAGGGGAGACAATTTGGCTCTGCACGGTACTTCGCACTTATGGGTCTGCACCGCGCTCGCCTGGGGCTCTCTTTGCGGCAAATAGCAGAGGGGAATATGTGGGTTCTCTCTCGGGAGGCTGTATTGAGGAGGATCTTCTTGTAAAGCTCAAAGAGAATTGGTTTCAAAAAAAGAGTGAAATAATTATCTATGGAGAGATGAGCGATCACTTTCGACCGAATCGACAGCTTCCTTGCGGTGGTACAATCGATGTCCTTCTTGAGCGGCTCGAGCCGGCAGAAGCAAATACGATCTATCTTCAGGCGATGATGCAAGCCTTTACCGGCAAAGGAGAGTTGCTCAAAGAGGTGAAATTAGGGGAATCGGCACGGCTTTTACCTGTCAGTCGTGAGCAACTTCCTGCGGGGATCAATGAGGTCAATGGGGTTATAACGCTCCCCTTAGAAGCAGAGAATCGGATCTTAATTGCCGGCATCTCTGCCGTTGCGCTCTATACTATCGATTTTGCGACAACATTGGGCTTTAAGGTGATTGTTGCAGACGATCGACAAGAGGAGCTTCGGCAATTAGAGAGTTCTCCTCTGATTGAGAGAGTAACGCTACTGAAGACCTTTCCGGCAACATATCTTGAAAATGAGGGAGCCTCTGCACAGACGGCAATTCTCTCACTGACGCATGATCCTCGAATTGATGATTTTACGATGATTGCCGCATTAGAGACGCCGGCATTCTATATCGGAGCAATGGGATCAAAACGTAATAGTGAAAATCGCCTAGCGCGATTACGTGAATGTACGGATTATGAGGAGGCAGATTTAGCACGAATTCATGCACCGATCGGCCTTCCTATTGGAAGTAAAACTCCAGCAGAGATCGCTCTTGCCATTGTTGCTGATATTGTTCGCGTAAAAAATGGGATCTCCCTCTAA
- a CDS encoding transglycosylase SLT domain-containing protein translates to MNGMTKKESYFSIDYLSRITSLRHITGQTFLLLLCMMASLLTVAYASGRERAQLYEPDLLLTTKLNNGMGMGDKDHARVRAMIQNYETKNAGVFTHLDGDGLVVFNYVVDELARRGLPLEIAFVPLVESGYRPNARNGQHIGLWQLGPAAAKTFGIQISQKSDGRLNFVRATEAALDYLEYLNRRFDGDWLLTLAAYNAGEGRVLRSMKKNRAAGKPVNFWNLDLPPITKAYIPRVLALSQLALEKQQLEVPVESIPEIIAVKSPNKKELLEAARRYGLKEHTIKYLNPSDLYTKDGASVMIMPKEIATLAYGTN, encoded by the coding sequence ATGAATGGAATGACTAAAAAAGAGAGTTATTTTTCAATCGATTACTTAAGCCGTATCACCTCCTTGCGCCACATCACAGGGCAGACATTTCTGCTGCTTCTCTGCATGATGGCCTCGCTTCTAACTGTCGCTTATGCATCAGGGCGAGAGCGCGCGCAACTCTACGAACCCGATCTTCTCCTTACAACGAAACTCAACAATGGTATGGGGATGGGAGATAAAGATCACGCTCGTGTTCGTGCAATGATTCAAAATTATGAGACAAAAAATGCCGGAGTCTTCACCCATTTAGATGGTGATGGTCTTGTTGTCTTTAATTATGTCGTTGATGAGTTAGCACGCAGAGGCTTACCGCTTGAGATCGCATTTGTTCCGTTAGTGGAGAGTGGATATCGTCCTAATGCGCGTAATGGTCAACATATTGGGCTTTGGCAATTAGGTCCGGCTGCTGCAAAGACATTTGGGATTCAGATTTCACAAAAGTCAGATGGGCGTTTAAACTTCGTTCGTGCCACAGAGGCCGCACTCGATTATCTAGAATATCTTAATCGCCGTTTTGATGGGGATTGGCTCTTGACGCTAGCTGCTTACAATGCTGGGGAAGGGCGAGTTTTGCGCAGTATGAAGAAGAATCGTGCAGCAGGCAAGCCGGTTAACTTCTGGAATTTAGATCTGCCACCCATTACAAAAGCTTATATCCCAAGAGTGTTAGCGCTTTCTCAATTAGCCTTAGAGAAGCAGCAGCTTGAAGTACCGGTGGAATCGATTCCGGAAATTATTGCGGTGAAATCTCCCAATAAGAAAGAACTTTTAGAAGCGGCACGCCGTTATGGATTAAAAGAGCATACCATTAAGTATCTCAATCCAAGTGATCTCTATACGAAAGATGGCGCATCCGTCATGATTATGCCGAAAGAGATTGCCACATTAGCTTATGGTACTAACTAA
- the aroQ gene encoding type II 3-dehydroquinate dehydratase yields MINQEKHKKILLINGVNLNLLGMREPEIYGSTTLKMLESHLVECGKACDIDLITMQSNREYEIVEAIHAAKQNNIEGIIINPGAFTHTSIAIRDAFLGVEIPFVEIHISNVFSRESFRHTSYLSDIANGVIVGCGLYGYELALLNITNIISNKYSNK; encoded by the coding sequence ATGATAAATCAAGAAAAGCACAAAAAAATCCTTCTAATCAATGGAGTTAACTTAAACCTCTTAGGAATGCGTGAGCCTGAAATTTATGGGAGCACAACGCTTAAGATGCTTGAGTCACACCTGGTAGAATGCGGGAAGGCGTGCGATATCGATTTAATCACAATGCAGAGTAATCGCGAATATGAGATTGTCGAAGCAATTCATGCAGCAAAGCAGAATAATATTGAAGGAATAATTATCAATCCAGGTGCATTTACCCATACAAGTATTGCGATTCGTGATGCTTTTCTCGGCGTAGAGATTCCTTTTGTGGAGATCCATATCTCCAATGTCTTTAGCAGAGAGTCCTTTAGACATACCTCATACCTATCAGATATTGCTAATGGTGTTATTGTCGGGTGTGGACTTTATGGCTATGAACTTGCACTACTCAATATTACGAATATAATCTCTAACAAATACTCGAACAAATAG
- the accB gene encoding acetyl-CoA carboxylase biotin carboxyl carrier protein, which yields MDIKEIEKLVELIDNSSIDEIEITDGEESLRISRFPKETQVFTGQMPMMQPQAAPQTNVQMPSVATTSAPEAAPAELSGKIVRSPMVGTFYRAASPTSDPFTEIDAQVNVGDVVCIIEAMKMFNQIEAEVSGRVVKFLVENGEPVEFDQPLMILE from the coding sequence ATGGATATTAAAGAAATTGAAAAACTCGTAGAACTCATTGATAACTCATCCATCGATGAAATCGAGATTACAGATGGTGAAGAGTCTCTTCGTATTAGCCGCTTTCCAAAAGAGACCCAGGTATTTACCGGTCAAATGCCAATGATGCAACCTCAAGCTGCACCACAAACGAATGTACAGATGCCATCTGTTGCAACAACTTCAGCACCAGAAGCAGCTCCTGCTGAACTCTCTGGAAAAATTGTTCGCTCACCAATGGTGGGAACATTCTACCGCGCTGCATCACCAACATCAGACCCATTCACAGAAATCGATGCACAAGTTAATGTCGGCGATGTTGTCTGCATTATCGAAGCGATGAAGATGTTTAATCAAATTGAAGCTGAAGTTTCTGGAAGAGTTGTTAAATTCTTAGTAGAAAATGGTGAGCCTGTAGAGTTTGATCAGCCTCTCATGATCCTTGAATAA
- the accC gene encoding acetyl-CoA carboxylase biotin carboxylase subunit, giving the protein MLKKVLIANRGEIALRILRACKELGIQTVAVHSTGDKDLKHVRLADESVCIGPPAPGLSYLNIPSIIAAAELTNADGIHPGYGFLAENADFAERVESSGFTFIGPTAETIRIMGDKVSAKKAMIEAGVPCVPGSGDALSDDKEENLRLAREVGYPIIVKASGGGGGRGMRVVESEKDLLRSIELTKSEALAAFGNPEVYMERYLQKPRHIEIQVLADGQGNAIHLGERDCSLQRRHQKVLEEAPAPGITAEERARIGQACVEACKRINYRGAGTFEFLYENGEFFFIEMNTRIQVEHPITEMITGVDLVREQLKIASGMPLTITQEDIKFEGHAIECRINAEHPETFIPSPGLITNYHPPGGPGIRIDTHIYAGYTVPPFYDSMIAKIISYAPTRDMAIGRLKNALHELIIEGINTNAELHLRILNDPVFLKGGMDIHHLEKMLKESKVEA; this is encoded by the coding sequence ATGTTAAAGAAAGTATTAATTGCTAACCGTGGAGAGATCGCCTTGCGAATTCTAAGAGCTTGTAAAGAGCTTGGAATTCAGACTGTTGCGGTTCACTCTACCGGTGATAAGGATCTCAAGCATGTCCGTCTTGCAGATGAATCTGTCTGTATCGGTCCTCCTGCGCCGGGCCTTAGTTACCTCAATATCCCGAGCATTATCGCAGCAGCAGAGTTAACCAATGCCGATGGTATCCATCCTGGTTACGGTTTCTTAGCTGAAAATGCCGATTTTGCAGAGCGTGTTGAGAGCTCAGGCTTTACCTTTATCGGCCCTACAGCGGAGACAATCCGCATTATGGGAGATAAAGTTTCGGCAAAGAAAGCGATGATTGAAGCAGGTGTTCCCTGTGTTCCCGGTTCTGGCGATGCTTTGAGTGATGATAAAGAGGAAAACCTCCGCCTTGCGCGTGAAGTGGGATATCCCATTATCGTTAAAGCTTCCGGTGGCGGTGGTGGTCGCGGTATGCGCGTTGTAGAATCTGAAAAGGATCTCCTTCGCTCAATCGAATTGACGAAATCAGAAGCATTAGCTGCCTTTGGTAATCCTGAAGTCTATATGGAGCGTTACCTTCAAAAGCCGCGCCATATTGAGATTCAGGTCTTAGCAGATGGTCAAGGAAATGCGATCCATCTTGGTGAGCGTGATTGCTCCTTACAGCGTCGTCATCAGAAAGTATTGGAAGAAGCACCTGCTCCCGGCATTACTGCTGAAGAGCGTGCGCGTATCGGTCAAGCGTGTGTTGAAGCGTGTAAACGTATCAACTACCGTGGTGCCGGAACATTTGAGTTCCTCTATGAGAATGGTGAGTTCTTCTTTATCGAGATGAATACCCGTATTCAGGTTGAGCATCCTATTACAGAGATGATCACCGGTGTTGATCTTGTTCGTGAACAGTTGAAGATCGCAAGCGGTATGCCATTGACGATTACCCAAGAGGATATCAAGTTTGAAGGTCATGCGATCGAGTGCCGTATCAATGCGGAGCATCCTGAGACCTTTATCCCCTCTCCTGGTTTAATCACCAATTATCATCCACCAGGTGGCCCTGGTATCCGTATCGATACCCATATCTATGCAGGTTATACCGTTCCACCTTTCTACGATTCGATGATTGCAAAGATTATCTCTTATGCACCCACGCGTGATATGGCAATTGGTCGCCTTAAAAATGCGCTTCATGAGCTCATTATTGAAGGCATCAACACCAATGCTGAATTGCATCTTCGTATCTTAAATGATCCTGTCTTCCTTAAAGGAGGGATGGATATTCACCATCTTGAGAAGATGTTGAAAGAGAGCAAAGTAGAAGCGTAG
- the hemH gene encoding ferrochelatase: MKKIGVVLTNLGTPDAPTKEALKVYLEEFLKDPRVIEEPKWKWYPILYGIILNTRPQKSAEKYLEVWDNGSPLLNITKAQAEKLTELLPDNYQVEIAMRYGNPSIESAIKKLIADKVDEIVIFPLYPQYSAATTASVMDKVGEVLKELRYFPALRVLGAYYQNPLYIDACVERIRESTKDLELDKYVFSYHGMPLQTYLEGDPYFDQCLETTRLIAERMGEPLERFETVFQSRFGRAEWLQPYAAQFFEEAPGNAITKIAVFCPGFSADCLETLEEMAMENYELFMESGGEAYTFVPCINSDDLHIEMMKDEVLK; the protein is encoded by the coding sequence ATGAAGAAAATTGGTGTTGTATTAACAAATTTAGGGACTCCCGATGCACCGACAAAAGAGGCGCTGAAGGTCTATCTTGAAGAATTTTTGAAAGATCCTCGCGTGATTGAGGAGCCTAAATGGAAGTGGTACCCCATTCTTTACGGGATTATCCTCAATACTCGCCCACAAAAGTCGGCGGAGAAATATCTAGAGGTTTGGGACAATGGCTCGCCACTACTCAATATTACAAAGGCGCAAGCGGAGAAGTTAACAGAGCTATTGCCGGATAATTACCAAGTTGAAATTGCGATGCGTTATGGCAACCCTTCGATCGAATCGGCGATTAAGAAGTTGATTGCTGATAAGGTCGATGAGATCGTTATTTTCCCTCTCTACCCACAATACTCTGCCGCAACCACCGCTTCTGTGATGGATAAGGTTGGGGAGGTGTTAAAAGAGTTGCGTTACTTCCCGGCACTTCGAGTTTTGGGGGCTTACTATCAAAATCCGCTCTATATCGATGCTTGTGTTGAGCGTATTCGTGAATCAACAAAAGATTTAGAGCTTGATAAATATGTCTTCTCCTATCATGGTATGCCGCTTCAAACCTATCTTGAAGGGGACCCATACTTTGATCAATGTTTAGAGACAACGCGCTTAATCGCAGAGCGAATGGGCGAACCCCTAGAACGTTTTGAAACGGTCTTCCAATCCCGTTTTGGACGCGCAGAGTGGCTTCAGCCTTATGCCGCACAATTCTTTGAAGAAGCCCCCGGCAATGCCATTACTAAGATCGCTGTTTTCTGCCCAGGGTTTAGCGCAGATTGCTTAGAAACATTAGAAGAGATGGCGATGGAGAATTATGAACTCTTTATGGAGTCAGGTGGGGAAGCCTATACCTTTGTCCCCTGCATCAATAGTGATGATCTCCATATTGAGATGATGAAGGATGAGGTTCTTAAATAG
- a CDS encoding malate dehydrogenase, producing MKKPVRVTITGAAGNIGYAMAFRIAAGDMLGPDQPVILQLLEITPALEALKGVVMELNDCAFPLVQDIIATDDLNVAFKDTDYAMLVGARPRGPGMERKDLLEANGAIFGPQGKALNDHASRDVKVLVVGNPANTNALIAMKNAPDLNPRHFHAMTRLDHNRGLSLLAEKTGSHINDIKKMTIWGNHSSTQYPDLTFTTVNGKPALELIERDWYENEYIPQVQQRGAAIIKARGASSAASAASSAIDHMRSWALGTKEGDWVSMAVPADGSYGIEEGIIYSYPCVCKDGDFEIVQGLEISDYSREKMDATEKELREEADAVKSLLG from the coding sequence ATGAAAAAACCAGTACGAGTAACCATCACAGGTGCAGCAGGTAATATCGGTTATGCGATGGCTTTCCGTATCGCAGCAGGCGATATGTTAGGTCCAGATCAACCTGTTATCCTTCAGCTTTTAGAAATCACCCCAGCATTAGAAGCACTTAAAGGTGTGGTGATGGAGCTCAATGACTGTGCGTTCCCATTAGTACAAGATATCATTGCGACAGATGATCTGAATGTTGCGTTTAAAGATACTGATTACGCAATGCTTGTTGGTGCGCGTCCACGTGGTCCAGGTATGGAGCGTAAAGATCTTCTTGAAGCAAATGGTGCGATCTTTGGTCCACAAGGTAAGGCGCTTAATGATCATGCAAGTCGCGATGTAAAAGTTTTAGTTGTGGGTAACCCAGCAAATACAAACGCATTGATTGCAATGAAGAATGCACCTGATCTTAACCCTCGCCATTTCCATGCAATGACACGTTTAGACCATAACCGTGGTTTAAGCCTTCTTGCAGAGAAGACTGGTTCACACATCAATGACATCAAGAAGATGACTATTTGGGGTAACCACTCTTCAACACAATATCCAGATCTAACCTTTACAACTGTTAATGGTAAGCCTGCGCTTGAGTTAATTGAGCGTGACTGGTATGAAAACGAGTATATTCCACAAGTTCAACAACGTGGTGCGGCGATCATCAAAGCACGTGGAGCATCTTCTGCGGCATCTGCAGCATCTTCAGCGATTGATCATATGCGTTCATGGGCATTAGGCACTAAAGAGGGCGATTGGGTCTCTATGGCGGTACCTGCTGATGGTTCATACGGCATTGAAGAAGGTATCATCTACTCATATCCATGTGTTTGTAAAGATGGTGACTTTGAGATTGTTCAAGGTCTTGAGATCTCAGACTACTCACGTGAAAAAATGGATGCAACCGAGAAAGAACTTCGTGAAGAAGCTGACGCGGTTAAATCACTTTTAGGTTAA